A window of Tautonia plasticadhaerens contains these coding sequences:
- a CDS encoding 6-pyruvoyl trahydropterin synthase family protein — MDANRYTVRVTKDDLVFSAGHFITFNGDECERIHGHNWRVAVEVDGPLDENEYVFDFIALRDLTRALVLELDHRMLLPARNPHIAVSEEGSNLVCRYRDRYWSFPKDECVVLPVSNTTTERIAEYLGDRLRGALADRGLAVPGSMRVMVEENFGQWATAHWPGG; from the coding sequence ATGGATGCGAACCGATACACCGTCCGGGTGACCAAGGACGACCTCGTCTTCAGCGCCGGTCACTTCATCACCTTCAACGGCGACGAGTGCGAGCGGATCCACGGCCACAACTGGCGGGTGGCGGTGGAGGTCGACGGTCCCCTGGACGAGAACGAATATGTCTTCGACTTCATCGCCCTGCGGGACCTGACCCGGGCGCTGGTGCTGGAGCTGGACCACCGGATGCTCCTGCCGGCCCGGAACCCGCACATCGCGGTGTCGGAGGAGGGGTCGAATCTCGTCTGCCGCTACCGGGACCGATACTGGAGTTTCCCCAAGGACGAGTGCGTGGTGTTGCCGGTCTCGAACACGACGACGGAGCGGATCGCCGAATACCTGGGGGACCGGCTCCGGGGGGCGCTGGCCGACCGGGGGCTGGCGGTGCCGGGGTCGATGCGGGTGATGGTCGAGGAGAACTTCGGCCAGTGGGCGACGGCGCACTGGCCGGGGGGCTGA
- a CDS encoding triphosphoribosyl-dephospho-CoA synthase: protein MSDGLGHRDLAQLACLLEATARKPGNVHRCRGFADAGFLDFAVSASVLARHLDPKLVRGFGVGGVVLRAVRETRGLVGHNTNLGMILLLTPMAGVRVRRRLREGLARILDRLSVADTVAVYEAIRLARPGGLGEAPEQDVADEPTVTLREAMGLAADRDAIARQYATGYADVFDLALPTLGDALRAGRPLEAAIVLTHLTLMAGRPDTLIARKRGEAVARESARRAAGVLASGWPDGPGSVEAIREFDEWLRADGHARNPGATADLIAATLYAALCDGTIEFPRHLSGEGWDAGDRL from the coding sequence GTGAGCGACGGGCTCGGGCACCGGGACCTTGCCCAGCTCGCCTGCCTGCTGGAGGCGACGGCGAGGAAGCCCGGGAACGTGCATCGGTGCCGGGGGTTTGCGGACGCAGGATTCCTGGACTTCGCCGTCAGCGCCTCGGTGCTGGCGAGGCACCTGGACCCGAAGCTGGTGCGGGGCTTCGGGGTCGGCGGGGTCGTGCTCCGGGCCGTCCGGGAGACGAGGGGGCTGGTGGGGCACAATACGAACCTCGGCATGATCCTGCTGCTGACGCCGATGGCAGGGGTCCGGGTCCGCCGTCGGCTCCGGGAGGGACTGGCGCGGATCCTCGATCGCCTCTCGGTCGCCGATACCGTCGCCGTCTACGAGGCGATCCGCCTCGCCCGGCCCGGGGGGCTGGGCGAGGCCCCGGAGCAGGACGTGGCCGACGAGCCGACCGTCACGCTGCGGGAGGCGATGGGGTTGGCCGCCGACCGGGACGCGATCGCCCGACAGTACGCGACGGGTTACGCCGACGTGTTCGACCTCGCCCTGCCGACGTTGGGGGACGCCCTGCGGGCCGGTCGGCCGCTGGAGGCGGCCATCGTGCTGACGCATCTGACGCTGATGGCCGGGCGGCCGGACACGCTGATCGCCCGGAAGCGCGGCGAGGCGGTTGCGCGGGAGTCGGCCCGGAGGGCGGCCGGGGTGCTGGCCTCGGGGTGGCCGGACGGCCCGGGGTCGGTCGAGGCGATCCGGGAGTTCGACGAATGGCTCCGGGCCGACGGCCACGCGAGGAACCCCGGGGCGACGGCCGACCTGATCGCGGCGACCTTGTACGCCGCCCTCTGCGACGGGACAATCGAGTTCCCCCGGCACCTCTCCGGGGAGGGCTGGGACGCGGGGGACCGGCTCTGA
- a CDS encoding ATP-grasp domain-containing protein, whose protein sequence is MASHLVALVSGNGWHVQDLIRASRLVGCRLDAVPFPRVVGRVGGGASRVEAGGIDLGAVDGVLVRMMPPGSLEQVIFRMDALHRLEAMGVPVLNPPRAVEAAVDKYLALAKLAGEGLPVPETWVGESAREAMEAFHALGGDVVIKPLFGAEGRGLVRVSDTELASRALRAIERIGSVLYVQRHVSNVGRDFRAFVLGGRVIGAIRRTAREGEWRANVAVGGRAEAVTLDDEAQRLAIRAAEAVGARMAGVDLLPDEDSGRLVVLEVNAVPGWRALSRETGVDVAAAILEESAKGGARS, encoded by the coding sequence ATGGCGTCGCACCTGGTGGCCCTGGTTTCCGGCAACGGCTGGCACGTGCAGGATCTGATCCGGGCGTCCCGGCTGGTGGGATGTCGGCTCGACGCGGTCCCGTTCCCGAGGGTGGTCGGGCGGGTGGGGGGCGGCGCATCCCGGGTTGAGGCGGGGGGGATCGACCTGGGAGCGGTCGACGGGGTGCTCGTCCGGATGATGCCGCCGGGGTCGCTGGAGCAGGTGATCTTCCGGATGGACGCCCTGCACCGGCTGGAGGCGATGGGGGTGCCCGTCCTGAATCCCCCGAGGGCGGTCGAGGCGGCGGTGGACAAGTACCTGGCGCTGGCGAAACTGGCCGGGGAGGGGCTCCCGGTGCCGGAGACCTGGGTCGGGGAGTCGGCCCGGGAGGCGATGGAGGCCTTCCACGCCCTGGGGGGGGACGTGGTCATCAAGCCGTTATTCGGCGCCGAGGGCCGGGGATTGGTGCGCGTGAGTGACACCGAACTCGCAAGCCGGGCCTTACGTGCGATCGAGCGGATCGGCTCGGTCCTGTACGTCCAGCGTCACGTAAGCAATGTGGGCCGCGATTTCCGGGCGTTCGTGCTGGGGGGCCGGGTGATCGGCGCCATCCGGAGGACGGCCCGCGAGGGGGAGTGGCGGGCGAACGTGGCCGTCGGCGGCCGGGCCGAGGCGGTGACGCTCGATGACGAGGCCCAGCGGCTGGCGATCCGGGCGGCCGAGGCCGTGGGGGCGAGGATGGCGGGCGTGGACCTCCTGCCGGACGAGGACTCGGGGAGGCTGGTGGTGCTGGAGGTAAACGCCGTGCCCGGCTGGCGGGCCCTGTCGAGGGAGACGGGGGTGGACGTGGCGGCGGCGATCCTGGAGGAGTCGGCGAAGGGGGGGGCGCGATCGTGA
- the mch gene encoding methenyltetrahydromethanopterin cyclohydrolase, translated as MNLNDRAARLVETLISRVEERRVRVVEVAGGGRVVDCGVESRGGVLAGLELARICMADLAEIGLVPGEVGGRGCPSVQVATDHAVASCLASQYAGWQLAKGDFFAMGSGPMRAASGTEKVFHDIGFREEASAVVGVLEGRAIPGPEVVAMVAESCRVAPSAVTLLVAPTASLAGGVQVVARSVETGLHKLHEQGFDLGRIVSAFGSAPLPPVAGDDLAAIGRTNDAILYGARVVLDVTGDDASLEEVGPMVPSSSSRDHGEPFAAVFARYNHDFYAVDPHLFSPAEVVFRNVETGNTFAFGRVEPGVLARSFGLSGEA; from the coding sequence ATGAATCTCAACGATCGAGCCGCCCGACTGGTCGAAACGCTGATCTCCCGGGTCGAGGAACGTCGGGTCCGGGTCGTCGAGGTGGCGGGGGGCGGACGGGTGGTCGATTGCGGGGTCGAGTCCCGGGGGGGGGTGCTGGCTGGGCTGGAACTGGCCCGGATCTGCATGGCGGATCTGGCGGAGATCGGGCTGGTGCCGGGGGAGGTCGGGGGGAGGGGCTGCCCTTCGGTGCAGGTGGCCACGGATCATGCGGTGGCGTCTTGCCTGGCGAGCCAGTATGCGGGGTGGCAACTGGCGAAGGGGGATTTCTTCGCCATGGGGTCGGGGCCGATGCGGGCGGCGTCGGGGACGGAGAAGGTATTTCATGACATCGGCTTCCGGGAGGAGGCCTCGGCGGTGGTGGGGGTGCTCGAAGGGAGGGCGATCCCGGGGCCCGAGGTGGTGGCGATGGTGGCCGAATCGTGCCGGGTGGCCCCCTCGGCGGTGACGCTGCTGGTCGCGCCGACGGCGAGCCTGGCGGGGGGGGTGCAGGTGGTGGCCCGGTCGGTGGAGACGGGGCTGCACAAGCTGCACGAGCAGGGGTTCGATCTCGGGCGGATCGTCTCGGCGTTCGGGTCGGCGCCGCTGCCCCCGGTGGCGGGGGACGACCTGGCGGCGATCGGCCGGACCAACGACGCGATCCTCTACGGGGCGAGGGTGGTGCTGGACGTGACCGGGGACGACGCCAGCCTGGAGGAGGTCGGGCCGATGGTGCCGTCGTCGTCGTCGAGGGACCACGGCGAACCGTTCGCGGCCGTCTTCGCCCGGTACAACCACGACTTCTACGCGGTCGACCCGCACCTGTTCAGCCCGGCCGAGGTCGTCTTCCGGAACGTCGAGACGGGGAATACGTTCGCCTTCGGCCGGGTCGAGCCGGGGGTGCTGGCCCGTTCGTTCGGCCTCTCGGGCGAGGCTTGA
- a CDS encoding DUF1559 family PulG-like putative transporter: protein MAMLERLPRKGLTLVELLVVVSIISILIALVIPAVIAARGMARKATCSSNMRQIGIALGGYESNYNIFPAGQNGKGYSFLVSILPYIEMKQIYSSINFELGSYENAHQTVRAVSIGIFGCPSDSERAPNYTSYAGSEGDGNARKMNGIFLQGYPYPLQVGYATIKDGSSNTASMSEWVVGVINENRKLADIHSYDGSRSDPTPLEQFEQDCISIGGGMKATTNGQQKGCAWTDGVSPSTTYQHVLGPNKPSCINSIGSDYPMAITVGSYHPGGINLLLADGHVSFIKDSINLSVWRAKGTRDGGEVMGAE, encoded by the coding sequence ATGGCAATGCTGGAGCGACTGCCTAGAAAGGGCCTGACCCTCGTTGAGTTGCTGGTAGTGGTTTCGATCATCTCAATTCTGATCGCTCTTGTGATCCCAGCTGTAATCGCTGCCCGAGGCATGGCAAGGAAGGCTACTTGCTCGTCGAACATGCGCCAGATTGGGATTGCATTGGGCGGATACGAATCCAACTACAATATATTCCCCGCCGGCCAAAATGGCAAAGGCTACTCATTCCTAGTGAGCATTCTTCCTTACATTGAAATGAAACAAATTTATTCATCTATAAATTTCGAATTGGGCAGTTATGAGAACGCGCACCAGACTGTACGCGCTGTCAGCATCGGCATTTTTGGGTGCCCCTCGGATTCGGAGCGAGCCCCAAACTACACGAGCTATGCGGGTAGCGAAGGTGACGGCAATGCAAGAAAAATGAACGGAATCTTTCTTCAAGGTTATCCATATCCACTACAAGTAGGCTACGCGACGATCAAAGATGGCTCCAGCAATACCGCAAGCATGTCGGAGTGGGTCGTGGGAGTAATCAATGAGAACCGAAAATTAGCCGACATTCACTCCTACGACGGAAGCCGATCCGACCCTACGCCTTTGGAACAATTCGAGCAGGACTGCATCTCGATCGGTGGAGGAATGAAAGCGACAACAAATGGGCAACAAAAAGGGTGCGCATGGACAGACGGCGTATCCCCAAGCACAACTTACCAGCACGTTTTAGGGCCAAACAAGCCGAGTTGCATCAACTCGATAGGCTCGGATTATCCGATGGCGATTACTGTCGGCAGCTACCACCCTGGGGGCATTAATCTCCTGCTAGCTGACGGCCATGTTTCATTTATTAAAGATTCCATAAATTTGTCCGTTTGGCGAGCCAAAGGGACTCGTGACGGGGGAGAGGTGATGGGTGCGGAGTGA
- a CDS encoding formylmethanofuran dehydrogenase subunit C has translation MPLTLRWTSSTSLPVESGVLRPDRMCGCSPSDVSVMPARVGREAVAIGDLFRIEGDGSDGHLVLEGDLSHVRGIGEGMASGRLTVRGDAGPRLGAGMSGGSIELTGSASSWVGAEMSGGLIRILGSAGDALGSALPGSRKGMRDGMILVDGAVGRDAGLAMRRGLIAVGGASGDGLGRGMIAGSIFAFGPVGLLAGAGMKRGTLALFDPGPGFEPSPTFAQAGAFRFPFLALYLKELRTRGFPASPGLEGGRFERYNGDRLEGGRGEILFPAAG, from the coding sequence ATGCCCCTCACCCTCCGATGGACCTCGTCGACGAGCCTGCCGGTCGAGTCGGGGGTGCTCCGGCCCGACCGGATGTGCGGGTGCTCGCCTTCGGACGTGTCGGTGATGCCGGCGAGGGTCGGTCGGGAGGCGGTCGCGATCGGCGACCTGTTCCGGATCGAGGGGGACGGGTCCGACGGGCATCTCGTCCTGGAGGGGGACCTGTCGCACGTCCGGGGGATCGGGGAGGGGATGGCCTCGGGACGGTTGACGGTCCGGGGGGACGCCGGGCCTCGCCTGGGGGCCGGGATGTCGGGCGGGTCGATCGAGCTGACCGGGTCGGCGTCGAGCTGGGTCGGCGCGGAGATGTCGGGGGGCCTGATCCGGATCCTCGGGTCGGCCGGGGACGCCCTGGGCTCGGCCCTGCCCGGCAGCCGCAAGGGGATGCGGGACGGGATGATCCTGGTCGACGGCGCGGTCGGCCGGGACGCCGGCCTGGCGATGCGACGGGGCCTGATCGCCGTCGGCGGGGCGTCGGGGGACGGACTCGGCCGGGGGATGATCGCCGGGTCGATCTTCGCCTTCGGCCCCGTCGGCCTGCTGGCCGGCGCGGGCATGAAGCGCGGCACGCTCGCCCTGTTCGACCCCGGCCCCGGCTTCGAGCCCTCGCCGACCTTCGCCCAGGCCGGCGCCTTCCGGTTCCCGTTCCTGGCCCTCTACCTGAAGGAGCTTCGGACGCGAGGCTTCCCGGCCTCGCCGGGCCTGGAAGGAGGACGGTTCGAGCGGTACAACGGGGACCGGCTCGAAGGCGGGCGGGGGGAGATCCTGTTCCCGGCGGCAGGGTGA